A section of the Mycolicibacterium anyangense genome encodes:
- a CDS encoding amidase, with product MAVNAHPSRSTRFPTVGEQLYQLASGAVTSAELVRRSLHAITVSQSTLNAFRVVLTESALAEAAEADRRRAAGEQAPLLGVPIAVKDDVDIAGVPTSFGTAGRIRPATEDAELVRRLRAAGAVIVGKTNCCELGQWPFTSGPAFGHTRNPWSRKHTPGGSSGGSAAAVAAGLVAAAIGSDGAGSVRVPAAWTHLVGIKPQRGRISTWPLRDPFNGITVNGVLARTVADAALVLDACSGNVDDDPHQPPPVRVSDHVGVAPGSLRVAVSTRFPFTLFGAKLHPEIRAALQTIADQLVDLGHTVMAGNPNYGLRLPLSFLPRSTAGLLDWADRLGEDVTFDRRTEANLRMGQLLSGSMLRWARRGEPALHRRVGAIFNAVDVVLAPTTAQPPPQARLFDDLGPTATDRAMIAACPVTFPWNVLGWPSINIPAGFTSDGLPIGVQLMGPANSEPLLVSLAAELEAINGWADKQPDVWWNTPLSPGVS from the coding sequence ATGGCAGTGAATGCGCATCCGAGCAGGTCGACCCGGTTTCCAACGGTCGGCGAACAGCTCTACCAGTTGGCCAGCGGAGCGGTGACCTCCGCCGAACTGGTGCGCCGATCGCTGCATGCGATCACCGTCAGCCAGTCGACGCTCAATGCCTTCCGGGTGGTGCTCACCGAGAGCGCCCTGGCCGAGGCCGCCGAGGCCGACCGCCGGCGGGCCGCCGGTGAGCAGGCCCCGCTGCTGGGCGTGCCGATCGCGGTCAAGGACGACGTCGACATCGCGGGGGTGCCCACCTCCTTCGGCACTGCCGGGCGAATCCGGCCCGCCACCGAGGACGCCGAGCTGGTGCGCCGGCTGCGGGCCGCAGGTGCGGTGATCGTCGGCAAGACCAACTGCTGCGAACTGGGCCAGTGGCCGTTCACCAGCGGCCCGGCGTTCGGCCACACCCGCAACCCATGGTCACGCAAGCACACCCCCGGCGGATCCTCGGGCGGTAGCGCCGCCGCCGTCGCCGCCGGCCTGGTGGCCGCTGCCATCGGCTCCGACGGGGCCGGCAGTGTGCGGGTACCCGCCGCCTGGACCCATCTGGTCGGTATCAAACCGCAACGCGGTCGCATCTCCACCTGGCCGCTGCGCGACCCGTTCAACGGGATCACCGTCAACGGGGTGCTGGCCCGCACCGTGGCCGATGCGGCGCTGGTACTCGACGCCTGCTCGGGCAACGTCGACGATGACCCGCACCAGCCGCCACCGGTGCGGGTCTCCGATCACGTCGGGGTGGCGCCGGGGTCATTGCGGGTCGCGGTGTCCACCCGGTTCCCGTTCACCCTCTTCGGGGCCAAGCTTCACCCGGAGATCCGCGCGGCATTGCAGACGATCGCCGATCAACTGGTCGACCTGGGGCACACGGTGATGGCCGGCAACCCCAACTACGGACTGCGGTTGCCGCTGAGCTTTTTGCCCCGCTCCACCGCCGGGCTGCTGGACTGGGCGGACCGGCTCGGCGAGGACGTCACCTTCGACCGCCGCACCGAGGCCAATCTGCGGATGGGGCAGCTGCTGTCGGGCTCGATGCTGCGCTGGGCACGACGTGGCGAACCGGCGCTGCACCGCCGGGTGGGGGCCATCTTCAATGCCGTCGACGTGGTGCTGGCGCCGACCACCGCGCAGCCGCCACCGCAGGCCCGCCTATTCGACGATCTCGGCCCCACCGCCACCGACCGGGCGATGATCGCGGCGTGTCCGGTGACCTTCCCGTGGAACGTCCTGGGCTGGCCATCGATCAACATCCCGGCCGGATTCACCTCCGACGGCCTGCCGATCGGTGTCCAGCTGATGGGTCCGGCCAACAGCGAACCGCTGCTGGTGTCACTGGCCGCCGAGTTGGAGGCGATCAACGGCTGGGCCGACAAACAACCCGACGTGTGGTGGAACACGCCGCTGTCCCCCGGCGTCTCCTGA